A stretch of the Pedobacter sp. MC2016-14 genome encodes the following:
- a CDS encoding sodium:solute symporter: MIHLTDLLISIFYIAAILVIGLWVGIRHRNKSKADAASQYFLAGKSLRWPAIGLALFATNISTVHLVSLAQSGFDTGLLNGNFEWMAAFTLILLALFFAPFYIKSGVSTLPDFLEKRYDRSSRDWLTFISIFSAIIIHIAFSMLAGGIVLKTLFGVNIYVSVIVISIITAVYTIIGGLKAVVVTESIQTVVLLTGAFVICVAAYYQMDGWQPMVDVLKRTNSMEKLSMLRPHGDAGGMPWYAVFLGYPVLGIWYWCADQTIVQRVLGAKDENHARIGPIFCGFIKILPVFIFILPGLFAYTLAQSGKLDLSAITAVDAAGVKTVDSKGIYTLMITQLLPTGLVGVLIAALLSGLMSQVSGALNSISTMVSYDIYARYKPGLSDQQLVKTGKIAAGIALVFSLFLLPLLNKYESIFNGLNDIIAHVAPPITCVFLLGVFWEKASAKSAKLTLWLGSALGAAVFIVNKTFTETAIAHIPFMMVAFYLFCICVLMQVVFSFLYPVQHTKDSRVLYWKSFSEPLQSKGWQGLGNYKILSALLFIIMSVLFYLFR; the protein is encoded by the coding sequence ATGATACACCTCACAGATCTTCTTATCAGCATCTTTTATATTGCTGCCATTCTGGTAATCGGCCTTTGGGTTGGCATCAGGCACCGCAATAAAAGTAAAGCCGATGCCGCCAGTCAATACTTTCTGGCAGGAAAATCCCTGCGCTGGCCTGCCATAGGACTTGCCTTATTTGCCACCAACATTTCTACCGTTCATTTAGTGAGTCTGGCACAAAGTGGTTTTGATACCGGACTGCTCAATGGCAATTTTGAATGGATGGCCGCTTTTACCCTGATCTTGCTTGCCTTGTTTTTTGCCCCGTTCTACATCAAATCCGGGGTGTCTACCTTACCAGATTTTTTAGAGAAACGGTACGACAGGTCCAGCCGCGATTGGCTTACTTTCATTTCCATATTCTCTGCAATTATTATCCATATCGCATTTTCCATGCTTGCCGGAGGAATTGTACTTAAAACACTTTTTGGGGTAAATATTTATGTTAGTGTCATTGTCATTTCTATCATCACGGCCGTTTACACCATTATTGGCGGCTTAAAAGCAGTTGTGGTTACAGAATCCATTCAAACGGTGGTCTTACTAACGGGCGCATTTGTAATTTGTGTAGCGGCATATTACCAAATGGATGGTTGGCAACCTATGGTAGATGTGCTGAAAAGAACCAACAGCATGGAAAAACTTTCTATGTTGCGGCCGCATGGCGACGCCGGGGGCATGCCCTGGTATGCGGTGTTTTTAGGTTACCCTGTATTGGGCATTTGGTACTGGTGCGCAGATCAAACCATAGTACAGCGCGTATTGGGGGCAAAAGATGAAAATCATGCCCGTATAGGCCCTATATTTTGCGGCTTTATTAAAATACTTCCCGTATTTATTTTCATACTTCCGGGCCTGTTTGCTTATACCTTGGCACAATCCGGAAAACTGGACCTCTCTGCCATTACCGCTGTTGATGCGGCAGGCGTAAAAACGGTAGATAGCAAAGGAATTTATACCCTAATGATTACCCAGCTTCTGCCTACCGGATTAGTTGGTGTACTTATCGCCGCTTTATTATCGGGCTTAATGAGCCAGGTATCAGGCGCATTAAATTCCATTTCAACCATGGTAAGTTATGACATTTATGCCCGGTATAAGCCAGGATTAAGCGATCAGCAATTGGTAAAAACAGGTAAAATTGCTGCGGGCATTGCACTCGTGTTTTCCTTATTTTTGTTGCCGCTACTCAATAAATACGAGAGTATTTTTAATGGCCTCAATGATATTATTGCGCATGTGGCCCCACCAATTACCTGTGTGTTTTTATTAGGCGTATTCTGGGAAAAAGCATCTGCCAAATCCGCAAAACTTACCCTATGGCTTGGCTCTGCATTAGGTGCGGCCGTATTTATAGTCAATAAAACATTTACTGAAACGGCAATTGCCCACATCCCATTTATGATGGTTGCCTTTTATCTCTTCTGTATTTGTGTGTTGATGCAGGTTGTGTTCTCTTTCCTTTACCCCGTTCAGCATACAAAAGACAGCAGGGTTTTATACTGGAAATCTTTTTCCGAACCCCTGCAGTCTAAAGGATGGCAGGGATTGGGTAATTACAAAATCTTATCAGCGCTACTTTTTATCATCATGTCCGTACTGTTTTACTTATTTAGATAG